One stretch of Deinobacterium chartae DNA includes these proteins:
- a CDS encoding cupin domain-containing protein, with amino-acid sequence MTGSSRLGERIRALRLARGYTLQQVAERSGCSRSFLSMLERGQTDVSARLLQRIAQTFDLTASDLLPDSQRADFLKIVRAGEAPRTASLQPGVSAELLSTDLLQRIQPVLLTLAPGGRHTNETGHAGEEFLYVLEGEVELSVHDAPPKLLRAGDSAYYPSALPHRLINGGEVLARVLTISTPPRLV; translated from the coding sequence GTGACCGGTAGCTCCCGACTGGGCGAACGCATCCGGGCCCTGCGGCTGGCGCGCGGTTACACCCTGCAACAGGTCGCGGAGCGCTCGGGCTGCTCACGCAGCTTTCTGAGCATGCTCGAGCGTGGACAGACCGACGTGAGTGCGCGCCTGCTGCAGCGCATCGCGCAGACCTTTGACCTGACCGCTTCGGATCTGCTGCCCGACAGCCAGCGCGCCGATTTTCTCAAGATCGTGCGTGCCGGGGAAGCGCCCCGCACCGCCAGCTTGCAACCCGGTGTCAGTGCAGAGCTGCTCAGCACCGACTTGTTGCAGCGCATCCAGCCGGTGCTGCTGACCCTCGCCCCGGGCGGGCGGCACACCAACGAGACCGGGCACGCCGGCGAGGAATTCCTGTATGTCCTCGAGGGCGAGGTCGAGCTGAGCGTGCACGACGCCCCGCCCAAACTGCTGCGTGCCGGGGACAGCGCGTACTATCCCAGCGCACTGCCGCACCGCCTGATCAACGGCGGCGAGGTGCTCGCGCGGGTCCTGACCATCAGCACGCCGCCCCGCCTGGTCTAA
- a CDS encoding aminopeptidase, with amino-acid sequence MPTPEILRRYAELAVQVGVNLQPGQRLLVVAPTEAAPLVRAVSEAAYARGATLVDALFEDAPLARSHVLHAPEEALGAVSQWRIDALMQHAEAGQAILTFTAPDPAGAAATPPVRAARVSAALAARAEEYGKLRSRVRFNWSVLPVATPAWATFLRPDLEASAALDWLWEQLFVLTRLDQEEPLLAWDAHADRLMRRCAQLDALAIEALHFAAPGTDLTVGLPEGHRWFGPRVATALGFSVIPNLPTEEISTLPHRARVEGRVRATKPLIVGGQLIEGLELRFEAGRVVQFSAQRGTEALRGILEADEGASRLGEVALVPQDGLVGRAGRVFYSTLIDENAACHLALGRAYPVTLEGGDAMSLEAFRAHGGNHSRVHVDFMVGSDDLEVSALTRSGARVTLISGGLWVLPALRTQRTFAGW; translated from the coding sequence ATGCCCACTCCCGAAATCCTGCGGCGTTACGCCGAACTGGCCGTGCAAGTCGGCGTGAACCTGCAACCCGGCCAGAGACTGCTGGTCGTAGCCCCGACCGAGGCGGCCCCACTGGTACGCGCGGTCAGCGAGGCCGCCTACGCGCGCGGGGCCACGCTGGTCGACGCGCTGTTCGAGGACGCCCCGCTGGCCCGCTCGCACGTGCTGCACGCCCCTGAAGAAGCCCTGGGGGCGGTGTCGCAGTGGCGCATCGACGCGCTGATGCAGCACGCCGAGGCGGGGCAGGCCATCTTGACCTTCACCGCCCCCGACCCGGCCGGAGCCGCCGCCACCCCGCCCGTTCGGGCCGCGCGGGTCTCGGCGGCCTTGGCGGCCCGTGCCGAGGAGTACGGCAAGCTGCGCTCGAGGGTGCGCTTCAACTGGTCGGTGCTGCCGGTCGCCACCCCGGCCTGGGCGACTTTCTTACGGCCCGACCTCGAGGCGTCTGCGGCCCTCGATTGGCTGTGGGAGCAGCTCTTTGTGCTGACCCGCCTGGACCAGGAAGAACCGCTGCTCGCCTGGGACGCGCACGCCGACCGGCTGATGCGCCGCTGCGCCCAGCTCGATGCCCTGGCGATCGAGGCGCTGCACTTCGCGGCCCCTGGCACCGACTTGACCGTGGGTCTGCCCGAGGGACACCGCTGGTTCGGCCCGCGCGTCGCGACCGCGCTGGGGTTTTCGGTCATTCCCAACCTGCCCACCGAGGAGATCTCGACCCTGCCGCACCGCGCGCGCGTCGAGGGCCGCGTGCGCGCCACCAAGCCGCTGATCGTGGGCGGGCAGCTGATCGAGGGGCTCGAGCTGCGCTTCGAGGCGGGCCGGGTGGTGCAGTTCAGCGCCCAGCGCGGCACCGAAGCCCTTCGGGGCATCCTCGAGGCGGACGAGGGGGCCTCGCGCCTGGGCGAGGTCGCGCTGGTCCCGCAAGACGGTCTGGTGGGCCGTGCGGGCCGGGTGTTTTACAGCACGCTGATCGACGAGAACGCCGCCTGCCACCTGGCGCTGGGCCGCGCCTACCCGGTCACCCTCGAAGGCGGCGACGCCATGAGCCTCGAGGCGTTCCGCGCGCACGGCGGCAACCACAGCCGCGTGCACGTGGACTTCATGGTGGGCTCGGACGACCTCGAGGTGAGCGCGCTGACCCGCAGCGGAGCGCGGGTGACGCTGATCTCGGGCGGTCTGTGGGTGCTGCCTGCGCTCCGAACCCAGCGGACCTTCGCGGGCTGGTAA
- a CDS encoding MFS transporter, with translation MSSPRSRSVYVLGFSSFILIGAVQAMYGPSLPGFAERFFGDLEASAAAARVGLAVTLQFLGIMGGTLIGGALLSRLGGRTVVQGAMGLLALGMIGMGLSGQWWTLLAASLLGGIGYGGLSVGFNLMYSAFGERAAAALNLLNATFGIGSVLGPLLVGTLAVRSVGLPFLVLGGVAAVLVFALARLRLEAAPRQAAGPAAAVNLRWVAGFALLFFVYVGCETGPGNWESWHLSALWTPQGEAASAEVRARAAFLTSLYWMAITVGRFLAAPLSLRLPPHRLVLGSALFGCVGLALTHLSGIAPLGYVVAGLCFAPIFPTSLAWFGRVLPEGGRWGSVVIACGSMGGVVFPPLIGTLVRAEGPLVIPTVLTALALLLCLVVAALSWAGGRRTLPSSVA, from the coding sequence ATGTCTTCTCCGCGCAGCCGTTCGGTGTACGTCCTGGGCTTTTCTTCGTTCATATTGATTGGCGCGGTGCAGGCGATGTACGGCCCCTCGCTGCCGGGCTTCGCCGAGCGCTTTTTTGGAGACCTCGAGGCCTCGGCTGCCGCTGCGCGGGTAGGACTGGCGGTGACGCTGCAGTTTCTGGGCATCATGGGCGGCACCCTGATCGGCGGAGCGCTGCTGTCGCGGTTGGGCGGCCGGACCGTGGTGCAGGGCGCGATGGGACTGCTCGCCCTGGGAATGATCGGCATGGGACTGTCCGGGCAGTGGTGGACGCTGCTGGCCGCCTCGCTGCTCGGCGGGATCGGCTACGGAGGACTGAGCGTCGGTTTCAACCTGATGTACAGCGCCTTCGGCGAGCGTGCTGCGGCCGCGCTGAACCTGCTGAACGCCACTTTCGGCATCGGTTCCGTGCTGGGGCCGCTGCTGGTGGGGACGCTCGCCGTGCGCTCGGTGGGCTTGCCCTTTCTGGTGCTCGGAGGAGTGGCGGCCGTGCTGGTCTTCGCCCTGGCCAGGCTGCGCCTCGAGGCGGCTCCCCGGCAGGCCGCTGGACCTGCGGCGGCGGTGAACCTGCGCTGGGTCGCCGGATTCGCGCTGCTGTTTTTCGTGTACGTGGGCTGCGAGACCGGTCCGGGCAACTGGGAGTCGTGGCATCTGAGCGCGCTGTGGACTCCCCAGGGCGAGGCTGCCTCGGCCGAGGTGCGCGCGCGCGCGGCTTTCCTGACCTCGCTGTACTGGATGGCGATCACGGTGGGCCGTTTTCTGGCGGCCCCACTGAGCCTGCGCCTGCCCCCGCACCGTCTGGTGCTGGGCTCGGCCCTGTTCGGCTGCGTGGGTCTTGCGCTGACGCACCTGTCGGGCATCGCGCCCCTGGGCTACGTCGTGGCCGGGCTGTGCTTTGCGCCGATTTTTCCGACCTCGCTGGCGTGGTTCGGGCGGGTGCTGCCCGAAGGTGGGCGCTGGGGTTCGGTGGTCATCGCCTGCGGCAGCATGGGCGGCGTGGTGTTTCCGCCGCTGATCGGTACGCTGGTGCGCGCCGAGGGTCCGCTGGTGATTCCTACGGTCCTGACCGCCCTGGCACTGCTGCTGTGCTTGGTGGTGGCCGCGTTGAGCTGGGCGGGAGGGCGCCGCACGCTGCCCTCGAGCGTGGCCTGA
- a CDS encoding dihydrolipoamide acetyltransferase family protein, which yields MAKELLMPEMAESVVEGEILKWLVEEGDEIKLEQPVVEVMTDKVTVELPSPFAGKLVKKLVKEGDIVAVHAPIALVEDGSDSSGVPSGGNAASGAATKDVAPDQAAADRGRDAATQDAKQAASDADTDISASASAVGSDYGTPQKKGKLSFGGRGSSQGRAAGAEAKAATNRYGRVLAVPAARQMARENGVDIAEIPGSGPNGRVGVDDVRAYLDRGTDGAAQAAPAQQAAQPAATAKAPATGGMPVQPVQYKTPKGYEGRETRTPLRGLRRAISNQMLASHLYTVRTLTVDEADMTELVALRGRTKEKAAARGVKLTYLPFIVKAAAAALKKFPNLNSSIDEAAQEIVRKSYYNLGIAVDTEAGLLVPVLRDVDSKSILEIAQNINDAAGRAREGKLTAEDSTGGTFSITNMGSAGSLVSFPIINAPEAAILGVHTIQERPVGRNGQIVLRQMMYLSLSFDHRIADGAEGARFLKEIVRLLENPDDLLLEGI from the coding sequence ATGGCTAAAGAACTGTTGATGCCCGAAATGGCCGAGTCGGTCGTTGAGGGCGAAATCCTGAAATGGCTGGTCGAGGAGGGCGACGAGATCAAGCTCGAGCAGCCCGTCGTCGAGGTCATGACCGACAAGGTCACGGTCGAACTGCCCTCGCCGTTCGCCGGCAAGCTGGTCAAGAAGCTGGTCAAAGAAGGTGACATCGTCGCCGTGCACGCCCCGATCGCCCTGGTCGAAGACGGCAGCGACAGCAGCGGCGTTCCCTCGGGCGGCAACGCCGCCTCGGGTGCGGCGACCAAAGACGTCGCTCCGGACCAGGCTGCGGCCGACCGCGGCCGGGACGCCGCGACTCAGGACGCCAAGCAGGCGGCCTCGGACGCGGATACGGACATCAGCGCCTCCGCGAGCGCGGTCGGCTCGGACTACGGCACCCCGCAGAAAAAGGGCAAGCTGTCCTTCGGCGGCCGTGGCAGCAGCCAGGGCCGCGCGGCCGGCGCCGAGGCCAAGGCGGCTACCAACCGGTACGGCCGCGTGCTGGCCGTTCCCGCCGCCCGCCAGATGGCCCGCGAAAACGGCGTGGACATCGCCGAAATTCCGGGTAGCGGCCCTAACGGCCGCGTAGGGGTGGACGACGTGCGCGCCTACCTCGATCGCGGAACGGACGGCGCGGCTCAGGCGGCTCCCGCGCAGCAGGCCGCTCAGCCCGCAGCGACCGCCAAGGCGCCCGCAACCGGCGGCATGCCGGTTCAGCCGGTGCAGTACAAGACCCCCAAGGGCTACGAGGGCCGCGAGACCCGCACCCCGCTGCGCGGCCTGCGCCGCGCCATCTCCAACCAGATGCTGGCCTCGCACCTGTACACCGTGCGCACCCTGACGGTGGACGAGGCCGACATGACCGAACTGGTCGCCCTGCGCGGCCGGACCAAAGAGAAGGCTGCTGCCCGAGGCGTCAAGCTGACCTACCTGCCTTTCATCGTGAAGGCGGCGGCAGCGGCACTCAAGAAGTTCCCCAACCTGAACTCCTCGATCGACGAGGCCGCTCAGGAGATCGTGCGCAAGAGCTACTACAACCTCGGTATCGCGGTGGATACCGAAGCGGGCCTGCTGGTTCCGGTGTTGCGCGACGTTGACAGCAAGAGCATCCTCGAGATCGCTCAGAACATCAACGACGCCGCTGGCCGCGCGCGCGAGGGCAAGCTGACCGCCGAGGACTCGACCGGCGGCACCTTCTCGATCACCAACATGGGGTCGGCCGGATCGCTGGTGTCCTTCCCGATCATCAACGCGCCCGAAGCGGCCATCTTGGGCGTGCACACCATTCAGGAGCGCCCGGTCGGCCGAAATGGCCAGATCGTGCTGCGCCAGATGATGTACCTGTCGCTGTCCTTTGACCACCGCATCGCCGACGGTGCCGAGGGTGCCCGTTTCCTCAAGGAAATCGTGCGCCTGCTCGAGAACCCCGACGACCTGCTCCTCGAGGGCATCTGA
- the opp4C gene encoding oligopeptide ABC transporter permease: MTTQPKAAERRTGNRALRRFGRHRLAVISLAILLLLCLVAVLAPLLAPYNPYDLATSASGNIQFASPPSAEFWLGTDSLGRDLLSRLIYGTRISLTIGLSSALIALVVGATLGIIAGYRGGLTDTLLSRFTDAVAAFPSLFLILTISSFVKPSIFNVVAIIGLLSWVPTFRLMRGEALKLKRLEFVEAAGALGAGESRIMWRHILPNAVAPIIVQATLGVAEAILTESALSFLGLGVQQPIASWGNMLSDARDITVLQSQPWLWLPPGAAILITVLAINFLGDGLRDTLNPRDKH; encoded by the coding sequence ATGACCACCCAACCCAAAGCGGCGGAACGCCGGACGGGAAACCGCGCGCTGCGGCGCTTCGGGCGGCACCGGCTGGCGGTCATCAGCCTGGCCATCTTGCTGCTGCTGTGCCTGGTGGCCGTGCTGGCCCCGCTGCTGGCCCCCTACAACCCCTATGACCTCGCGACCAGCGCGAGCGGCAACATCCAGTTCGCGTCGCCTCCCAGCGCCGAATTCTGGCTGGGTACCGACTCGCTGGGCCGCGACCTGCTCTCCCGGCTGATCTACGGTACCCGCATCTCGCTCACCATCGGCCTGTCTTCGGCGCTGATCGCACTGGTCGTGGGAGCGACCCTCGGAATCATCGCCGGTTACCGGGGAGGGCTCACCGACACGCTGCTCTCGCGCTTTACCGACGCGGTCGCGGCCTTCCCCAGCCTGTTTCTGATCCTGACCATCTCGAGCTTCGTCAAGCCCAGCATCTTCAACGTCGTCGCCATCATCGGCCTGCTGAGCTGGGTCCCGACCTTCCGGTTGATGCGCGGCGAAGCGCTCAAGCTCAAGCGCCTCGAGTTCGTGGAGGCCGCCGGGGCGCTGGGGGCAGGGGAGAGCCGCATCATGTGGCGCCACATCCTGCCCAACGCGGTTGCCCCGATCATCGTGCAGGCCACGCTGGGCGTGGCCGAGGCAATCCTGACCGAATCCGCCCTCAGCTTTCTGGGGCTCGGGGTGCAGCAGCCGATCGCCTCGTGGGGCAACATGCTCTCCGACGCCCGCGACATCACCGTGCTGCAGAGCCAGCCCTGGCTGTGGCTTCCTCCCGGAGCGGCAATCCTGATCACCGTGCTGGCCATCAACTTTCTTGGAGACGGACTGCGTGATACCTTGAACCCACGTGATAAGCACTGA
- a CDS encoding thiamine pyrophosphate-dependent enzyme produces MAELFQILAPDGKVVKPDLVPDLKLVEDMYRQMARIRYFDDRLFTLAKQNKMGTYPLFGGQEASQTGAVFALEKGDYLAPMYRNTGALLVFGWSPQHAIMYWRGHPEGWRIPDDLNALPIIIDIAAQFPHAAGVAMGLKLKGQQNVVLSFIGEGGTSQGDFHAGVNWASATNSPAVFIIENNGWAISVPRAVQSKVDHLMRRAEGYGIPGYLVDGNDVLATYHTTKQAVDHARAGNGPSLIENVTYRIRPHTTGDDPKAYRTEDEANEWISVRDPQTRVRTFLTNEGRWSEEHEKALRDEVEREFAEALKAADEYPAPDPYALLEYAMVNEAPSIKMQRKVLEERIRMMEAE; encoded by the coding sequence GTGGCAGAACTCTTTCAGATCCTCGCTCCGGACGGCAAGGTCGTCAAACCCGACCTGGTGCCCGACCTGAAGCTGGTCGAGGACATGTACCGCCAGATGGCGCGCATTCGTTACTTCGACGACCGCCTGTTCACGCTGGCCAAGCAAAACAAGATGGGTACCTACCCGCTGTTCGGCGGGCAGGAAGCCTCCCAGACCGGCGCGGTTTTCGCGCTGGAAAAAGGCGACTACCTGGCCCCGATGTACCGCAACACCGGTGCGCTGCTGGTCTTCGGCTGGAGCCCGCAGCACGCCATCATGTACTGGCGCGGTCATCCCGAGGGCTGGCGCATCCCCGATGACCTCAACGCGCTGCCGATCATCATCGACATCGCCGCGCAGTTCCCGCACGCGGCGGGTGTGGCCATGGGCCTCAAGCTCAAGGGCCAGCAGAACGTCGTGCTGTCGTTCATCGGCGAGGGCGGCACCTCGCAGGGCGACTTCCACGCCGGCGTGAACTGGGCCTCGGCCACCAACTCGCCCGCGGTATTCATCATCGAAAACAACGGCTGGGCCATCTCGGTGCCCCGCGCGGTGCAGTCCAAGGTCGATCACCTGATGCGCCGCGCCGAGGGTTACGGCATTCCCGGCTACCTGGTGGACGGTAACGACGTGCTGGCGACCTACCACACCACCAAGCAGGCCGTAGATCACGCCCGCGCCGGCAACGGCCCCAGCCTGATCGAGAACGTGACCTACCGCATTCGCCCGCACACCACCGGCGACGATCCCAAGGCCTACCGCACCGAGGACGAGGCCAACGAGTGGATCAGCGTGCGTGACCCGCAGACCCGCGTGCGCACCTTCCTCACCAACGAGGGCCGCTGGAGCGAAGAGCACGAGAAAGCCCTGCGCGACGAGGTGGAGCGCGAGTTCGCCGAGGCCCTCAAGGCTGCCGACGAGTACCCTGCGCCCGACCCCTACGCCCTGCTCGAGTACGCCATGGTCAACGAGGCTCCCTCGATCAAGATGCAGCGTAAGGTCCTCGAGGAGCGCATCCGCATGATGGAGGCGGAATAA
- a CDS encoding alpha-ketoacid dehydrogenase subunit beta, translating to MTQTAEKPANTGDKKVMTLAAALTDAMDIALARDESVVMYGEDVGVMGGVFRITTGLQAKHGKHRVFDTPLTESGIVGSAVGMSAVGFKPIVELQFGGFLYAGLDQVISHVSRYRYRSRGRWQTPMVIRFPYGGGLNLLEQHHDSPEAYLTHTPGIKVAVPSNPYDAKGLMLASIEDPDPVVFFENIKLYRSVKEEIPTGYYTVPLGQARKVTEGNDVTVIAWGAMVQTAQEAAKAAQEAGVGVDLLDLRTLVPLDLEAILESVQKTGRVVIVHEANLTSGYGGEIAALIAEHALYHLEAPIKRVAHFDTMHSPFNAVNHFSRPEPEYVLRAIQEVLEA from the coding sequence ATGACTCAGACCGCTGAGAAACCCGCGAACACGGGCGACAAGAAGGTCATGACCCTGGCGGCGGCCCTGACCGACGCCATGGACATCGCGCTGGCCCGCGACGAGAGCGTCGTGATGTACGGCGAGGACGTCGGCGTGATGGGCGGCGTGTTCCGCATCACCACCGGCTTGCAGGCCAAGCACGGCAAGCACCGCGTGTTTGACACCCCGCTCACCGAGTCGGGCATCGTCGGCAGCGCCGTGGGCATGTCGGCGGTCGGCTTCAAGCCGATCGTGGAGCTGCAGTTCGGCGGCTTCCTGTACGCGGGCCTGGACCAGGTCATCAGCCACGTCAGCCGCTACCGCTACCGCTCGCGCGGCCGCTGGCAGACTCCCATGGTCATCCGCTTCCCCTACGGCGGCGGCCTGAACCTGCTCGAGCAGCACCACGACTCGCCCGAGGCCTACTTGACCCACACCCCTGGCATCAAGGTCGCCGTGCCCAGCAACCCTTACGACGCCAAGGGCCTGATGCTCGCCTCGATCGAGGATCCGGATCCGGTGGTGTTCTTTGAGAACATCAAGCTGTACCGCTCGGTCAAGGAAGAGATTCCTACCGGCTACTACACCGTACCGCTCGGCCAGGCCCGCAAGGTCACCGAAGGCAACGACGTCACCGTCATCGCCTGGGGTGCCATGGTCCAGACCGCCCAGGAAGCCGCCAAGGCCGCCCAGGAAGCCGGTGTGGGCGTGGACCTGCTCGACCTGCGCACGCTGGTCCCGCTCGACCTCGAGGCCATCCTCGAGTCGGTCCAGAAGACCGGTCGCGTGGTCATCGTGCACGAGGCCAACCTCACCTCCGGTTACGGCGGCGAGATCGCGGCCCTCATTGCCGAGCACGCCCTGTACCACCTCGAGGCTCCGATCAAGCGCGTCGCGCACTTCGACACCATGCACTCGCCCTTCAACGCCGTCAACCACTTCTCGCGCCCCGAACCCGAATACGTTCTGCGCGCGATCCAGGAAGTTCTCGAGGCGTAA
- a CDS encoding AAA family ATPase, with the protein MIIWINGPFGVGKTTLSQALVQRLPQARLYDPEVLGRWILRLTPRPLWPLWPNDYQNLRLWQRTTYLSARWRGAGPHALIVPMSVYRPQVFARTIGALRADGLEVRHLALLAPPEVIWQRLERRGRGEHRYSWTGARVEEALAWLSALPPEERLETGNLGPGEVLEAVLGRLNTASRTVLDSRDTDLPPAVL; encoded by the coding sequence ATGATTATCTGGATCAACGGGCCATTCGGGGTGGGCAAGACCACCCTGTCGCAGGCTTTGGTGCAGCGCCTGCCGCAGGCACGCCTCTACGATCCGGAAGTGCTGGGCCGCTGGATCTTGCGCCTCACGCCCAGGCCGCTGTGGCCGTTGTGGCCCAACGACTATCAGAACCTGAGGCTATGGCAGCGGACGACCTATTTAAGTGCTCGCTGGCGCGGCGCTGGGCCGCACGCGCTGATCGTGCCGATGAGCGTGTACCGGCCCCAGGTGTTCGCCCGGACCATCGGGGCGCTGCGTGCCGATGGCCTCGAGGTGCGGCACCTGGCGCTGCTGGCACCGCCGGAGGTGATCTGGCAGCGTCTCGAGCGGCGCGGACGCGGGGAGCACCGGTATTCGTGGACCGGCGCGCGGGTCGAGGAGGCGCTGGCGTGGCTCTCGGCCCTGCCGCCCGAGGAGCGCCTCGAGACCGGAAACCTGGGACCCGGCGAGGTTCTCGAGGCGGTGCTGGGACGCCTGAATACCGCCTCGAGGACGGTTTTGGACTCACGGGATACCGATCTGCCGCCGGCGGTCCTCTGA
- a CDS encoding type IV pilus twitching motility protein PilT → MTFDELLTACVKRGASDIHLHAGMPPYARINGHMTALGSHPLSPQVTEGFLKLLLNPRTSAIFEEKGQADMAYSIPGIARFRVNVFRQRGSVSIVMRALSSTGNYDRVKLPSQIFDYIVQQKRGIILVTGPTGSGKSTTLGAIIDRINATRAETIITIEDPIETLHRNKQSVVLQREIGQDAPSFSEALVAAMRQDPDVIMIGEIRDYATAAAAISAAQTGHLVLSTLHTLDTVRTVNRVLELFPPHERETARILFADALVAIISQRLLPTANGSGRAVALEILKGTLRVKELVKDANRTSELVEAIRDGREDGMQSFDDHLARLYSEGAISLETGISAATSMHEFKMKALRADSERNEARAQAEQQAKEAQAAEAGTAGTTGTFEMPGRQGRF, encoded by the coding sequence ATGACTTTTGATGAACTGCTAACCGCCTGTGTCAAACGTGGCGCATCGGATATTCACCTGCACGCGGGCATGCCGCCGTACGCCCGCATCAACGGGCACATGACCGCGCTGGGATCGCATCCGCTGTCTCCGCAGGTGACCGAAGGTTTCCTGAAGCTGCTGCTGAATCCGCGCACCAGTGCCATCTTCGAGGAAAAAGGGCAGGCCGACATGGCCTACAGCATTCCCGGGATTGCCCGATTCCGTGTGAACGTGTTCCGTCAGCGGGGCAGCGTCTCGATCGTGATGCGGGCCCTGAGTTCCACCGGCAATTACGACCGCGTGAAGCTGCCCTCGCAGATCTTTGACTACATCGTGCAGCAGAAGCGCGGCATCATCTTGGTGACCGGACCCACCGGTTCGGGCAAATCCACCACGCTCGGCGCGATCATCGACCGCATCAACGCGACCCGCGCCGAGACCATCATCACCATCGAAGACCCGATCGAAACGCTGCACCGCAACAAGCAGAGCGTGGTGCTGCAGCGCGAGATCGGTCAGGATGCGCCGTCGTTCTCGGAGGCGCTGGTCGCCGCGATGCGTCAGGACCCCGACGTGATCATGATCGGTGAGATCCGCGACTACGCGACGGCCGCCGCAGCCATCTCGGCCGCGCAGACCGGTCACCTGGTGCTCTCGACCCTGCACACCCTGGACACGGTGCGCACCGTGAACCGCGTGCTCGAGCTGTTTCCGCCGCACGAACGCGAGACTGCCCGTATCCTGTTCGCCGACGCGCTGGTGGCGATCATCTCGCAGCGTCTGCTGCCCACTGCGAACGGCAGCGGCCGCGCGGTGGCCCTCGAGATCCTCAAGGGCACCTTGCGCGTCAAGGAACTGGTCAAGGATGCCAACCGCACCTCGGAGCTGGTGGAGGCGATCCGTGACGGCCGCGAGGACGGCATGCAGTCGTTCGACGACCACCTGGCGCGTCTGTATTCGGAAGGCGCGATTTCGCTCGAGACCGGCATTTCGGCTGCCACCTCGATGCACGAGTTCAAGATGAAAGCGCTGCGGGCCGACAGCGAGCGTAACGAAGCGCGCGCCCAGGCCGAGCAGCAGGCCAAGGAGGCGCAGGCCGCCGAAGCTGGCACTGCCGGGACCACGGGCACGTTCGAGATGCCCGGACGTCAGGGTCGCTTCTAG